A stretch of Deinococcus radiotolerans DNA encodes these proteins:
- the trmH gene encoding tRNA (guanosine(18)-2'-O)-methyltransferase TrmH, translated as MTPERYAKILRVLSKRQPTLTVLMDEVNKPHNLSAIVRTCDAVGVLQAHAVPPRGGRLVDFDGHTFEATSGSAHKWVPVQKHEGAVGAVRDLQAQGFQVLATHLSQRSVDYREVDYTRPTCVLLGAEKWGVGDEAADAADHNIIIPMFGMVQSLNVSVAAATILFEAQRQRLAAGMYDAPQLSDEDLRRWAFEWAYPDLAPGYRERGEAYPALDEHGQIQG; from the coding sequence ATGACCCCGGAGCGTTACGCCAAGATTCTGCGCGTGCTGAGTAAGCGGCAGCCGACCCTGACCGTCCTGATGGACGAGGTGAACAAACCCCACAACCTCTCCGCGATCGTGCGCACCTGCGACGCGGTAGGCGTGTTGCAGGCGCACGCGGTCCCGCCGCGCGGCGGGCGCCTCGTGGATTTCGATGGGCACACCTTCGAGGCCACCAGTGGCAGCGCGCACAAGTGGGTGCCCGTGCAGAAGCACGAAGGCGCCGTGGGGGCCGTGCGGGACCTACAGGCGCAGGGCTTCCAGGTGCTCGCCACGCACCTCTCGCAGCGCAGCGTGGACTACCGCGAGGTGGACTACACCCGCCCCACCTGCGTCCTGCTGGGCGCCGAGAAGTGGGGCGTGGGCGACGAGGCTGCCGACGCTGCCGATCACAACATCATCATCCCGATGTTCGGCATGGTGCAGAGCCTGAACGTGTCGGTGGCCGCCGCGACCATTCTGTTCGAGGCGCAGCGCCAGCGCCTTGCGGCTGGGATGTACGACGCCCCGCAGCTGAGCGATGAGGACCTGCGCCGCTGGGCGTTCGAGTGGGCGTACCCCGACCTGGCCCCCGGCTACCGCGAGCGTGGCGAGGCCTACCCCGCGCTGGACGAGCACGGCCAGATTCAGGGCTGA
- a CDS encoding TerC family protein: MNTEIVVILATLAVLEGLLSADNALVMAVMVRPLPAAQQQKALTYVMWGAMVLRLAGVLLASFIIKYWFLRAFGAAYLAYLVIAHFVKKGGDDGQPKELKGSFWNVVISLNLVNLAFSVDSILAGVALLKPEMRDTATGFWIVVAGGVMGLILVRFASTFFLKLLDRFPALDDVAYILIGWIALKLGIETVEQVSELYHLGWNAHMPPAIFWAGMGLIAGVGTFIATRKAARTEAQADEDVAEIREELNRAANDPLDGRIDGR; the protein is encoded by the coding sequence TTGAACACTGAAATTGTGGTGATCCTGGCGACCCTCGCCGTTCTCGAGGGCCTGCTTTCCGCCGACAACGCGCTTGTCATGGCCGTCATGGTCCGCCCCCTGCCCGCCGCGCAGCAGCAGAAAGCCCTGACGTACGTCATGTGGGGCGCCATGGTGCTGCGCCTCGCCGGGGTGCTGCTCGCCAGCTTCATCATCAAGTACTGGTTCCTGCGCGCCTTTGGCGCCGCGTACCTCGCGTACCTGGTCATCGCGCACTTCGTGAAGAAAGGTGGTGACGACGGCCAGCCCAAGGAACTCAAGGGGTCATTCTGGAACGTCGTGATCAGCCTGAACCTCGTGAACCTCGCGTTCTCCGTGGATTCCATCCTGGCGGGCGTCGCGCTGCTGAAACCCGAGATGCGCGACACCGCCACCGGCTTCTGGATTGTCGTGGCGGGCGGCGTCATGGGCCTGATCCTCGTGCGTTTCGCCAGCACCTTCTTCCTGAAACTCCTGGACCGCTTCCCTGCTCTGGACGACGTTGCGTACATCCTGATCGGCTGGATCGCCCTGAAGCTCGGCATTGAGACGGTCGAGCAGGTCAGCGAGCTGTACCACCTCGGCTGGAACGCGCATATGCCTCCTGCGATCTTCTGGGCGGGCATGGGCCTCATCGCGGGCGTGGGCACGTTCATCGCCACGCGCAAGGCCGCCCGCACCGAAGCGCAGGCGGACGAAGACGTCGCCGAGATCCGTGAGGAACTCAACCGCGCCGCCAACGATCCCCTCGACGGCCGGATTGACGGCCGCTGA
- a CDS encoding 2,3-bisphosphoglycerate-independent phosphoglycerate mutase — protein MSDLLDTIRDLAKPTDSKILMVVLDGVGGLPLETNGDTELAAAKTPNLDALAAQSQLGQVELVGAGITPGSGPGHLSLFGYDPLKYVVGRGALSAVGIGVKLGAGDVAVRGNFATLGADRIVQDRRAGRPSDEKNAEIVTKLKAAIPDIDGTPVEIYTESEHRFVVVFRAGGGSPLGANLSDVDPQATGVQPMTAQAHDAASQKTADLVNAFVQRAEAALKDETQVNGVLFRGYSDVPHFPSFDAAYQLKAACIASYPMYKGLASLVGMDVLTVEGEEDALDGKVQALKDNWSKYDFFYFHVKKTDSTGEDGDFKAKVKKIELFDALLPQLLALNPDVIAIVGDHSTPSKLATHSWHPVPLLIRSNYGRKDLAQRYTEDEAQRGSLGLRRGTDLMPLLMANALKLNKYGA, from the coding sequence ATGAGCGACCTTCTGGACACCATCCGCGACCTCGCCAAGCCGACCGACAGCAAGATCCTGATGGTCGTCCTCGACGGCGTGGGCGGCCTGCCCCTCGAAACCAACGGCGACACTGAACTCGCCGCCGCGAAGACCCCCAACCTCGACGCGCTCGCCGCGCAGAGCCAGCTCGGGCAGGTCGAACTCGTCGGCGCGGGCATCACCCCCGGCAGCGGCCCCGGCCACCTCAGCCTCTTCGGGTACGACCCCCTAAAGTACGTCGTCGGACGCGGCGCCCTCTCGGCCGTCGGCATCGGCGTGAAGCTCGGCGCGGGCGACGTCGCCGTGCGCGGCAACTTCGCCACCCTCGGCGCCGACCGCATCGTGCAGGACCGCCGCGCAGGCCGCCCCAGCGACGAGAAGAACGCCGAGATCGTCACCAAGCTCAAGGCCGCCATCCCCGACATAGACGGCACCCCCGTCGAGATCTACACCGAAAGCGAACACCGCTTCGTGGTCGTCTTCCGCGCGGGCGGCGGCAGCCCCCTCGGCGCGAACCTCAGCGACGTGGACCCCCAGGCGACCGGCGTGCAACCCATGACCGCCCAGGCCCACGACGCCGCCAGCCAGAAAACCGCCGACCTCGTCAACGCCTTCGTGCAGCGCGCCGAAGCTGCCCTCAAGGACGAAACGCAGGTCAACGGCGTCCTCTTCCGCGGCTACAGCGACGTCCCCCACTTCCCCAGCTTCGACGCCGCCTACCAGCTCAAGGCCGCGTGCATCGCCAGCTACCCCATGTACAAGGGCCTCGCCAGCCTCGTCGGCATGGACGTCCTCACCGTCGAAGGGGAAGAAGACGCCCTCGACGGCAAGGTCCAGGCCCTCAAGGACAACTGGAGCAAGTACGACTTCTTCTACTTCCACGTCAAGAAAACCGACAGCACTGGCGAGGACGGCGACTTCAAAGCCAAAGTCAAGAAGATCGAACTCTTCGACGCCCTGCTCCCCCAACTCCTCGCGTTGAACCCCGACGTCATCGCCATCGTCGGCGACCACAGCACCCCCAGCAAGCTCGCCACGCACTCCTGGCATCCCGTTCCGCTGCTCATCCGCAGCAACTACGGGCGCAAGGACCTCGCCCAGCGCTACACCGAAGACGAAGCCCAGAGGGGCAGCCTCGGCCTGCGCCGCGGCACCGACCTCATGCCACTCCTCATGGCCAACGCCCTGAAACTCAACAAGTACGGCGCGTAA